One genomic window of Pseudoxanthomonas sp. includes the following:
- a CDS encoding helix-turn-helix domain-containing protein, with protein MRKQLDFKSGCTVEVTLHVIGGVWKPLILFHLLTGKLRFMQLQRRVPNATQRMLTLQLRELEADGVIRREVFPEVPPRVEYELTGFGRTLEPVLLMLRDWGSTHMETLRPADEPPPAEVNSCKPGGRTATARA; from the coding sequence ATGCGCAAGCAACTGGATTTCAAAAGCGGCTGTACCGTGGAAGTCACGCTGCACGTCATTGGCGGCGTGTGGAAGCCGCTGATCCTATTCCACCTGCTGACCGGCAAGCTGCGTTTCATGCAGCTGCAACGCCGCGTGCCCAACGCGACCCAGCGCATGCTGACCCTGCAGCTGCGCGAACTGGAAGCCGATGGCGTGATCCGGCGAGAGGTCTTTCCCGAAGTGCCTCCGCGCGTGGAATACGAGCTGACCGGGTTCGGCCGTACCCTGGAACCAGTGCTGCTGATGCTGCGCGACTGGGGCTCGACCCACATGGAGACCCTGCGCCCTGCCGACGAGCCCCCGCCAGCCGAGGTGAACAGCTGCAAGCCTGGAGGTCGCACCGCGACTGCGCGTGCCTGA
- a CDS encoding MDR family oxidoreductase, which translates to MAFKALQVTRTEHGFAPELVSLEDSDLMDGEVTVAVDYSTVNYKDALALSGKAPVVQVFPLIGGIDLAGSVVESNNPQFKAGDPVLVNGWALSQTHHGGYAQRARVKAEWLVHRPAAFDARQAMAIGTAGYTAMLSVLALEHNGVKPGDGEILVTGANGGVGSVAIAVLGKLGYRVVASTGRLEEAAHLKSLGAAEVIDRQALGEAGKPVQKERWTGAIDSVGSHTLANVLAQTRYRGTVAACGLAQGSDLPTTVLPFILRNVTLAGIDSVNAPQPVREEAWRRLATDLDPSLLESMTTQVGLADVPRVVDDLFAGRVRGRVVVDVNA; encoded by the coding sequence ATGGCGTTCAAGGCATTGCAGGTCACCAGGACAGAGCATGGCTTCGCCCCGGAACTGGTGTCGCTGGAAGACAGCGACCTGATGGACGGCGAGGTCACCGTCGCAGTCGACTATTCCACGGTCAACTACAAGGACGCACTGGCGCTGAGCGGCAAGGCGCCGGTCGTGCAGGTATTTCCGCTGATCGGTGGCATCGACCTGGCCGGCAGCGTGGTCGAATCGAACAATCCGCAATTCAAGGCGGGTGATCCGGTGCTGGTCAATGGCTGGGCGCTCAGCCAGACCCATCACGGCGGTTACGCGCAACGCGCACGGGTGAAGGCCGAATGGCTGGTGCACCGCCCCGCGGCGTTCGATGCGCGCCAGGCCATGGCCATCGGTACGGCCGGCTATACCGCGATGCTGTCGGTGCTGGCGCTGGAGCACAACGGCGTGAAGCCCGGCGATGGCGAGATCCTCGTCACCGGCGCCAATGGCGGCGTGGGCTCGGTTGCGATCGCGGTCCTGGGCAAGCTCGGCTATCGCGTGGTGGCTTCGACCGGGCGCCTGGAAGAAGCGGCGCATCTGAAGTCGCTTGGCGCGGCAGAGGTCATCGATCGCCAGGCGCTCGGCGAAGCCGGCAAGCCCGTGCAGAAAGAACGCTGGACAGGCGCCATCGACAGCGTCGGCAGCCACACCCTGGCCAACGTGCTGGCGCAGACGCGCTACCGCGGCACCGTCGCCGCGTGTGGCCTGGCCCAGGGCAGCGACCTGCCCACCACCGTGTTGCCCTTCATCCTGCGCAACGTGACCTTGGCGGGCATCGATTCGGTCAACGCGCCGCAGCCCGTGCGCGAGGAAGCATGGCGTCGCCTGGCCACGGACCTGGATCCCTCCCTGCTGGAATCCATGACCACGCAGGTGGGCTTGGCCGATGTTCCGCGTGTGGTGGATGACTTGTTTGCTGGCAGGGTGCGTGGCCGGGTGGTGGTGGACGTCAACGCCTGA
- a CDS encoding NAD-dependent dehydratase: MQVMLVGATGLVGRHVLSQLLVEDTVERVVAPTRRSLETVHAKLLNPVVDFDALPVDQDWWKADSVICTLGTTMKQAGSREAFARVDHDYPLAVARLALQGGALSYALNSAAGADPDSRFFYNRVKGNLERDLEALGYVSLTLVRPGLIGGERAGRRTGEHLAGIALRALGPVLPRRMRVNPAERIATALVDAALQARPGRHVVAAEALAD; encoded by the coding sequence ATGCAGGTGATGCTGGTGGGCGCGACCGGGTTGGTCGGTCGCCATGTGCTATCGCAGTTGCTGGTGGAAGACACGGTGGAGCGCGTGGTCGCGCCGACGCGTCGTTCGCTGGAAACCGTGCACGCCAAGCTGCTCAACCCGGTGGTGGATTTCGATGCACTACCGGTGGATCAGGATTGGTGGAAGGCGGACAGTGTGATCTGCACGCTGGGCACCACCATGAAACAGGCCGGTTCGCGCGAGGCCTTCGCCCGCGTCGATCACGACTATCCGCTGGCGGTCGCGCGCCTGGCCCTGCAGGGAGGCGCGCTGTCGTATGCATTGAATTCGGCCGCCGGTGCCGACCCGGATTCGCGCTTCTTCTACAACCGGGTCAAGGGCAACCTGGAGCGTGATCTCGAAGCGCTCGGCTATGTCTCGCTGACGCTGGTGCGCCCCGGGCTGATCGGTGGCGAGCGTGCTGGCCGGCGCACGGGTGAACACCTCGCGGGTATCGCACTGCGGGCCCTGGGTCCGGTACTGCCCAGGCGCATGCGGGTGAACCCGGCCGAGCGTATCGCCACGGCCCTGGTCGATGCCGCGTTGCAGGCGCGCCCTGGCCGGCATGTCGTCGCGGCGGAGGCGCTTGCCGACTGA
- a CDS encoding DUF1302 domain-containing protein: protein MSKSAAFRPARVAMPALCLLAAAIAGPLHAAEFKLADGEVTGIWITRATFGMGVRTTGASSHLVGKGFRSDGQAKGGDGSDTSDDGNLNYDAGDTYSALFKVTTGVDLKWRNLGVAVSGRAWYDTAQKDNDVPQGNQPSGFEANAPLSDDGFSQSNKFSGGMLLDAYLYGRWNLGEHTQLDSRVGKQRVKWGEGVFFNGLNQVNPLDATTLRRPGTDAATEAQLPVEMLWNKLSFDNGLSVEGFYQWKWRAAELDPCGTFWSGTDIGIDSGCSGLQSNAYYPINAASADAGQWLSDGYMNAVGAYLPRGTDIEGKDSGQYGVAAHYTLKPIATEIGVYWMRYNSRTPILNATTPNSALTNPTLTATLEAAGVPATYAALSTRLSTITESWEYPNGIHLMGASASHKAGKWKFAGEVSYSDNLPVQINTADMFAALTRNGGPVGDRTLGQDEGFLLKGYDRFHKWQGQLSALRSFGPLLGAQSGLLVGEAAWQHVNLPGLDTARYGRGFAWGYSPEGYDGSCSAVQNPQGCVNKGYFTKMAWGYRIKGQLNYAVGSTTLSPSLTFGQDVHGYSVDSALVEDRKTVALGLAAKFAGNYFASVAYTNYLGNNDYDVLADHDNVVMAIGATF, encoded by the coding sequence ATGTCGAAGTCCGCTGCTTTCCGTCCTGCGCGCGTGGCCATGCCCGCGCTGTGCCTGCTGGCTGCCGCCATCGCCGGGCCGCTGCATGCCGCCGAATTCAAGCTTGCCGACGGCGAAGTCACGGGTATCTGGATCACGCGCGCCACCTTCGGCATGGGCGTGCGCACCACCGGCGCCTCCTCGCACCTGGTGGGCAAGGGCTTCCGCTCCGACGGGCAGGCCAAGGGCGGCGACGGCAGCGACACCTCCGACGACGGCAACCTGAACTACGACGCCGGCGACACCTATTCGGCGCTGTTCAAGGTCACCACCGGTGTGGACCTGAAGTGGCGCAACTTGGGCGTGGCGGTCAGTGGTCGCGCCTGGTACGACACCGCACAGAAGGACAATGACGTGCCGCAGGGCAACCAGCCCAGCGGTTTCGAAGCCAATGCGCCGTTGAGTGACGACGGGTTCTCGCAGTCCAACAAGTTTTCCGGCGGCATGCTGCTGGACGCCTATCTGTATGGCCGCTGGAACCTGGGCGAGCACACCCAGCTGGATTCGCGCGTGGGCAAGCAGCGGGTGAAGTGGGGCGAGGGCGTGTTCTTCAATGGTCTCAACCAGGTCAATCCGCTGGACGCCACCACCCTGCGCCGCCCGGGCACCGATGCGGCCACCGAAGCCCAGCTGCCGGTCGAGATGCTGTGGAACAAGCTGAGCTTCGACAACGGCCTGAGCGTGGAAGGCTTTTACCAGTGGAAATGGCGCGCGGCGGAGCTGGACCCGTGCGGCACGTTCTGGTCGGGCACCGACATCGGCATCGACAGCGGCTGCTCGGGCCTGCAGTCCAATGCCTATTACCCGATCAACGCCGCGTCGGCCGATGCCGGGCAGTGGCTCAGCGACGGTTACATGAATGCGGTGGGCGCCTATCTGCCGCGCGGCACCGACATCGAAGGCAAGGACAGTGGCCAGTACGGCGTGGCTGCGCACTACACCCTCAAGCCGATCGCCACCGAGATCGGCGTGTACTGGATGCGCTACAACTCGCGCACGCCCATCCTCAACGCCACCACGCCCAACAGCGCGCTGACCAATCCCACGCTGACCGCGACCCTGGAAGCCGCCGGCGTGCCGGCCACCTACGCCGCGTTGTCCACGCGCCTGTCGACCATCACCGAGTCCTGGGAATACCCCAATGGCATCCACCTGATGGGCGCGTCGGCCTCGCACAAGGCCGGTAAGTGGAAGTTCGCCGGTGAAGTGAGCTATTCGGACAACCTGCCGGTGCAGATCAACACGGCCGACATGTTCGCCGCGCTGACCCGCAACGGCGGGCCGGTCGGCGACCGGACCCTGGGCCAGGACGAAGGCTTCCTGCTGAAGGGGTACGACCGCTTCCACAAATGGCAGGGCCAGCTGTCGGCGCTGCGGAGCTTCGGCCCGCTGCTCGGCGCGCAGAGCGGTTTGCTGGTGGGCGAAGCTGCCTGGCAGCACGTCAACCTGCCAGGGCTGGACACCGCACGTTATGGCCGTGGTTTTGCCTGGGGCTATTCGCCGGAAGGCTATGACGGCAGCTGCTCGGCCGTGCAGAACCCGCAGGGCTGCGTGAACAAGGGCTACTTCACCAAGATGGCCTGGGGTTACCGGATCAAGGGCCAGCTGAACTATGCCGTGGGCAGCACCACGCTCTCGCCCAGCCTGACCTTCGGCCAGGACGTGCATGGCTACTCGGTGGACAGCGCGCTGGTGGAAGATCGCAAGACCGTTGCGCTGGGGCTGGCGGCCAAGTTTGCCGGCAACTATTTCGCCTCGGTGGCCTACACCAACTACCTGGGCAACAACGACTACGACGTGCTGGCCGACCACGACAACGTGGTGATGGCGATCGGCGCCACGTTCTGA
- a CDS encoding TIGR01777 family oxidoreductase translates to MQALITGGSGFIGQALCPALLAGGWQVTVVSRDIQAAARKLPGAVRVLADVEGAHSADAVINLAGAPLAGRRWNDAYKQTLRESRLRTTEDLLAWMETLRVRPAVLVSGSAIGYYGPCDDTPLAESAPAGSDFGAQLAADWEAAALPARELGVRTVLLRTGVVLGGGGGALQQLLTPYRMGLGGPIGDGNQWFSWIHLDDIVRLILWLLDQATLHGPVNGTAPTPVRQKDFATALGRALHRPALLPTPGFALKAAFGEMGQMLIDGQRVIPARAQGQGFQFLYPDIDNALDQIVGDQAG, encoded by the coding sequence ATGCAGGCCCTGATCACTGGCGGCAGTGGCTTCATCGGCCAGGCGTTGTGCCCGGCCCTGCTGGCAGGCGGCTGGCAGGTCACGGTGGTGTCGCGCGACATCCAGGCGGCCGCACGCAAGCTGCCCGGCGCGGTCCGGGTGCTGGCCGACGTGGAAGGCGCCCACAGTGCCGATGCGGTGATCAACCTGGCGGGCGCCCCTCTGGCCGGACGCCGCTGGAACGATGCCTACAAGCAGACCCTGCGCGAATCGCGCCTGCGCACCACCGAAGACCTGTTGGCCTGGATGGAAACCCTGCGCGTGCGCCCGGCGGTGCTGGTGTCGGGTTCGGCCATCGGCTATTACGGCCCATGCGACGACACCCCGCTGGCCGAATCTGCACCGGCCGGCAGCGATTTCGGCGCACAGCTGGCTGCCGACTGGGAAGCCGCGGCCCTGCCCGCCCGCGAGCTGGGCGTACGCACGGTCCTGCTGCGCACCGGCGTGGTCCTGGGCGGCGGCGGTGGCGCCCTGCAGCAGCTGCTGACGCCCTATCGCATGGGCCTGGGCGGGCCGATCGGTGACGGCAACCAGTGGTTCAGCTGGATCCATCTGGACGACATCGTCCGCCTGATCCTGTGGCTGCTGGACCAGGCCACGCTGCACGGGCCGGTCAACGGCACCGCGCCCACGCCGGTCCGGCAGAAGGATTTCGCGACCGCACTCGGCCGTGCCCTGCACCGTCCCGCCCTGCTGCCGACGCCCGGCTTCGCGCTCAAGGCCGCGTTCGGCGAAATGGGCCAGATGCTGATCGATGGCCAGCGCGTGATCCCCGCGCGTGCCCAGGGCCAGGGATTCCAGTTCCTGTATCCGGACATCGACAACGCCCTGGACCAGATCGTGGGCGATCAGGCCGGCTGA
- a CDS encoding DUF2242 domain-containing protein — translation MPFSKRGEMLAAETFDSDGTYSRTFDRGADQVCEASRRALLSQGYVVSRSDASMVEANKNFQPEPEVHEQVAIRVSCVGQTSGDAWVFASATQDRYNLRKSNTSASVGTALGSLSLPFGSTDDSLVRVASLTVQDPNFYRSFFKLVERYLPPPVKKPPPPASKPVEEVPPPAPEPLQPQPVGETVPMPVETPAAGTVVPSAPASDAKPKTEAGTSTTP, via the coding sequence GTGCCCTTTTCCAAGCGGGGCGAGATGCTGGCGGCGGAGACATTCGACTCGGATGGCACCTACTCGCGCACTTTCGACCGCGGCGCCGACCAGGTCTGCGAAGCCTCGCGCCGCGCGCTGCTGAGCCAGGGCTACGTGGTCAGCCGTTCGGATGCGTCGATGGTGGAAGCCAACAAGAATTTCCAGCCCGAACCGGAAGTGCACGAACAGGTCGCCATCCGCGTGTCCTGCGTGGGGCAGACCTCCGGCGACGCCTGGGTGTTCGCCAGCGCCACCCAGGATCGCTACAACCTGCGCAAGTCCAACACCTCGGCTAGCGTCGGGACCGCGCTTGGCTCGCTGTCGCTGCCCTTCGGCAGCACCGATGATTCGCTGGTGCGCGTGGCCAGCCTGACCGTGCAGGATCCCAACTTCTACCGCTCGTTCTTCAAGCTGGTCGAGCGCTACCTGCCGCCGCCGGTGAAGAAGCCCCCACCCCCGGCGTCCAAGCCGGTTGAAGAAGTCCCGCCGCCGGCGCCGGAACCGCTGCAGCCGCAGCCGGTGGGCGAAACCGTCCCGATGCCGGTCGAAACCCCGGCCGCCGGGACGGTGGTGCCGTCAGCCCCGGCAAGCGATGCCAAGCCCAAGACCGAGGCGGGCACCAGCACCACGCCCTGA